A stretch of the Carassius carassius chromosome 50, fCarCar2.1, whole genome shotgun sequence genome encodes the following:
- the LOC132133230 gene encoding leucine-rich repeat-containing protein 4C-like, whose protein sequence is MINKMTSSLMQQTMRGPRWNRALSDPLFVLSLALQLLVVAGLVRAQTCPSVCSCSNQFSKVICTRRGLRDVPDGISTNTRYLNLQENLIQVIKVDSFKHLRHLEILQLSKNHIRNIEIGAFNGLANLNTLELFENRLTTIPNGAFEYLSKLKELWLRNNPIESIPSYAFNRVPSLRRLDLGELKRLSYISEGAFEGLSNLRYLNLGMCNLKEIPNLIPLVRLDELEMSGNQLSIVRPGSFKGLVHLQKLWMMHAQIQTIERNAFDDLQSLVELNLAHNNLTLLPHDLFTPLHHLERVHLHHNPWNCNCDILWLSWWLKEMVPANTSCCARCASPTSHKGRYIGELDQNYFNCYAPVIVEPPADLNVTEGMAAELKCRANSLTSVSWITPNGSIMTHGAYKVRISVLNDGTLNFTNVTMQDMGTYTCMVSNSAGNTTASATLNVSSTENSGFSYFTTVTVETTEAAHVEGHPTVQPKGGPTSSSGIWDTLLPSFTTTTTTARTPLSTKATDKTYTIPVTALIDGSLNTLDEVMKTTKIIIGCFVAITLMAAVMLIIFYKMRKQHHQQNHHAPARTIEIINVDEDCVTGGPTMEGHLTLAPLEHEHLNHYNAYKTAYSHASTINSIHSSAHEPLLIRASSKDNVQETQI, encoded by the coding sequence ATGATAAACAAGATGACCTCCTCCCTGATGCAGCAGACGATGAGAGGTCCTAGGTGGAATCGGGCCCTGTCCGACCCATTGTTCGTGCTGTCGCTGGCCCTGCAGCTTCTGGTGGTGGCTGGCCTGGTGCGAGCACAGACATGCCCCTCTGTCTGCTCTTGTAGCAACCAGTTCAGCAAGGTAATTTGTACACGACGTGGCCTTCGAGATGTACCCGATGGTATTTCCACCAACACAAGGTACCTGAACCTTCAGGAGAACCTCATCCAGGTGATCAAGGTTGACAGCTTCAAACATCTAAGGCACTTGGAGATCCTGCAGCTCAGCAAGAACCACATCCGCAACATTGAAATCGGTGCTTTCAATGGGCTGGCCAACCTCAACACTCTAGAACTCTTCGAAAATCGTCTAACCACAATCCCCAATGGGGCATTCGAGTACCTGTCCAAACTTAAAGAGCTTTGGTTGAGGAATAACCCTATTGAGAGTATACCCTCATATGCCTTCAACCGTGTACCATCTCTGCGAAGGCTGGACTTGGGTGAGCTGAAAAGGCTCTCGTATATCTCAGAAGGTGCCTTTGAAGGCCTCAGCAACCTGCGGTACCTGAACCTGGGCATGTGCAACTTGAAGGAGATCCCCAACCTCATTCCACTTGTTCGTTTGGATGAGTTGGAGATGTCAGGAAACCAGCTGTCTATAGTTAGGCCAGGGTCTTTCAAAGGCCTCGTCCACTTACAAAAACTGTGGATGATGCATGCGCAGATCCAGACGATTGAAAGAAATGCCTTCGATGATCTTCAGTCCCTTGTGGAGCTCAATTTGGCCCACAATAACCTTACCCTTCTGCCCCATGACCTCTTCACCCCACTACACCACTTGGAGAGGGTGCACTTGCATCACAACCCCTGGAACTGCAACTGTGACATCCTCTGGCTCAGTTGGTGGCTAAAGGAAATGGTACCGGCCAATACCAGTTGCTGTGCCCGCTGTGCATCACCTACCAGCCACAAAGGGCGCTACATTGGCGAACTCGACCAGAACTATTTCAATTGTTATGCACCAGTGATCGTGGAGCCACCAGCAGACCTGAACGTGACTGAGGGCATGGCAGCAGAACTCAAATGTAGAGCAAATTCTTTGACCTCAGTCAGCTGGATCACACCTAATGGGTCCATCATGACGCACGGGGCGTACAAGGTACGCATATCCGTGCTCAATGATGGGACTTTAAACTTTACCAATGTCACAATGCAGGACATGGGAACCTACACTTGTATGGTGAGCAACTCTGCAGGCAACACGACAGCCTCAGCTACACTCAACGTGTCCTCAACAGAGAACAGCGGCTTCAGTTACTTCACTACAGTTACCGTGGAGACCACAGAAGCGGCACATGTTGAGGGCCACCCTACGGTACAACCGAAGGGTGGCCCTACTTCTTCTTCTGGAATATGGGATACTTTACTACCTTccttcaccaccaccaccacaacaGCACGGACACCACTGTCCACCAAGGCTACCGACAAGACCTACACAATCCCTGTCACAGCCCTGATTGACGGCTCACTCAACACCTTGGATGAGGTCATGAAGACTACAAAGATCATCATAGGTTGCTTTGTGGCAATCACCCTGATGGCGGCTGTCATGCTgatcatattttataaaatgcgcaaacagcatcaccagcagaACCACCATGCACCGGCACGAACCATCGAGATTATCAACGTGGATGAGGATTGTGTAACGGGTGGACCTACAATGGAGGGCCACCTCACCCTTGCCCCACTGGAGCATGAGCACCTGAATCATTACAACGCCTACAAGACTGCGTACAGCCATGCCTCCACCATCAATTCTATACACAGCTCTGCCCACGAACCTTTACTAATTCGGGCTAGCTCAAAAGACAATGTACAAGAAACCCAGATCTGA